Proteins encoded by one window of Cloeon dipterum chromosome 2, ieCloDipt1.1, whole genome shotgun sequence:
- the LOC135937694 gene encoding protein yellow-like, protein MAVFGERLFLSLSMDTGIPANLVWLPTSGSSAAPPKLAPFPSWNMQKQDYCDTIQLAKGMEVDPEGRLWVLDDGRGSCSSKIWIFDLLNNDTTERVHRFPHKVVSSSFDKRWLHDIVLDKTPDDQLAYIVNLKSEDIVVYSRKMDKSWLVKAPGGDWFSLALSPDRETTRQLYLLKYSSNGLYSVPVSELKNEGGIADVKLIGGWSDRPYRMVFDSANILYAAFYEQSYASKWNVSEPFREQRFHEVGTQDDFWPFTFALDTNGSLWMTERNETGGVKKHKLLKAAVGAKPYLFGTPTGK, encoded by the exons ATGGCTGTTTTTGGAGAAAGGCTCTTTCTAAGCCTTTCTATGGATACCGGAATTCCCGCCAATTTGGTGTGGCTACCAACGAGCGGAAGTTCAGCTGCACCTCCAAAGCTTGCTCCTTTTCCATCCTGGAATATGCAA AAACAAGACTACTGCGACACTATTCAGTTGGCCAAAGGTATGGAAGTGGACCCTGAAGGTCGGTTGTGGGTGCTTGATGACGGTAGAGGCAGTTGttcaagcaaaatttggattttcgaCCTGCTCAACAACGACACAACCGAGCGCGTTCACCGATTCCCGCACAAAGTTGTCTCTTCTTCATTTGATAAAAGGTGGCTGCATGATATCGTGCTCGACAAAACACCTGACGATCAGCTTGCCTACATCGTGAACTTAAAATCTGAAGACATCGTAGTTTACAGCCGAAAGATGGACAAATCCTGGTTAGTTAAAGCACCAGGGGGAGATTGGTTTTCCTTGGCACTCTCTCCTGACAGGGAAACCACGAGACAGTTGTACCTTCTAAAATATAGTTCCAATGGACTTTATTCGGTGCCCGTGTCTGAGCTGAAGAATGAAGGCGGAATCGCCGATGTGAAATTAATCGGCGGATGGAGTGATCGACCTTACAGAATGGTATTCGACAGCGCCAACATCTTGTATGCCGCCTTTTACGAACAGAGTTACGCCTCCAAATGGAATGTTTCGGAGCCCTTTAGAGAGCAGCGATTTCATGAG GTTGGAACACAGGATGATTTTtggccatttacttttgcttTGGACACAAACGGCAGCTTATGGATGACGGAGCGAAATGAAACTGGGGGTGTGAAAAAGCATAAACTACTCAAGGCAGCTGTCGGCGCTAAACCGTATTTATTCGGCACGCCCACAGGCAAGTAA